DNA sequence from the SAR202 cluster bacterium genome:
GCGCTTCGTCGGCATAAATGTTCCCAATCCCCGCCACCACCGACTGGTCGCACAGCAACGCCTTGATGGGCGCCTTGTGCCCGCTTAACTGTTTCGCCAGAACCGATGGCGTAAACGCTGGCTCCAGCGGCTCCGGCCCCAGCCCGCCCAAGACCTCCGACTCTTCCTCCACCAGCCACACCATCCCCATCTTCCGGGGGTCCACAAACCGCAGCTCCCGCCCGTCGTCCATCGAGAAGTAGTTCCGAGTCATCGGGTGCCGCGCCAGCTTCGACGGCTCCACCAGCAGCGACCCGGTCATGCGCAGGTGAAATATCAGGCTGTGCCCGTTGTCCAGCCTCGCGATTAGATACTTGGCCCGCCGCCCCATCTCCCGCACCCGACGCCCCGTCAGCCCCAGCACAAAATCCTCGATGAGCTTGGTCTGCACCGCCTTGGGCCACAAAATTGTCGCGCCGGTAAACCGCCGGCCCACCAGCCCCTGTGCCTCCAGCGCCCGCCGGAAAGCCTCTACATCTGGCAGTTCAGGCATTTATCAAACATTCCGATAATAATTTGGCCTGCATTCGGGAACTTACTTCTCGGCCGGAACCAAGAATCGCAAAGCAAAGGGTTAAGGGCGCGCCCTTACATATTCCCCCACGTAAGACCCGTCTTCACCTCCACCTTCAGCGGCACCGCCATCGTCGCGAAGCCCTCCAGCGCGTTGGGCATCTCCTCGGTAACAATCGACGTCAGCAAGGCCACCTCCGCCTCCGGCGCCTCGAACATCAGCTCGTCGTGGACCTGCAGTAGCATCCTAGACTGAAGCCTGGCCTCCTGCATCCGGCGGTGTACTCGAATCATCGCCAGCTTCATAATATCCGCCGCCGTCCCCTGAATCGGCATGTTGATAGCCATGCGCTCCCCAGCCTGCCGCACAATGGCGTTGCTGGCCTCCACCTCAGGGATGTAGCGGCGGCGGCCCAGCAGGGTCTCTACATACCCCGTCTTGCGGGCCTGCTCCCTCACGCCGTCCAGGTACCCCTTTATGCCCGGGTACTTGGCGAAATAGGTCTCGATGAACCTCCGCCCCTCGTCAGGCGAGAACTCGGTCTGCTGCGATATGCCGAAGGCCGACAGCCCGTATATCACGCCGAAGTTTAGTATCTTAGCCACCCGCCGGTGGTCCGACTTGACCTGCTCTATCGGCACCTCAAACATCATCGACGCCGTGGCCGAATGTATGTCCTCGCCTCGCAGGAACGCCTCCACCAGCGCCGGGTCCTGGGACATGTGCGCCAGCACTCGAAGCTCAATTTGCGAGTAGTCGGCGGAGAACAGCAGCCAGTTGGCGCCACCGTCCCTGGTGGCGGTAAAGGCCTTTC
Encoded proteins:
- the mutM gene encoding bifunctional DNA-formamidopyrimidine glycosylase/DNA-(apurinic or apyrimidinic site) lyase → MPELPDVEAFRRALEAQGLVGRRFTGATILWPKAVQTKLIEDFVLGLTGRRVREMGRRAKYLIARLDNGHSLIFHLRMTGSLLVEPSKLARHPMTRNYFSMDDGRELRFVDPRKMGMVWLVEEESEVLGGLGPEPLEPAFTPSVLAKQLSGHKAPIKALLCDQSVVAGIGNIYADEALFAAAINPLTLGTDLKDTQIKQMHKAIVSVLREAVEAIAPLGYQAGPPTESSEGLATLRVPRREGSACRRCGGAIRRTPVRGRSTYWCGKCQR